A region from the Brassica napus cultivar Da-Ae chromosome C8, Da-Ae, whole genome shotgun sequence genome encodes:
- the LOC106416140 gene encoding 60S ribosomal protein L27a-2-like, which yields MATALKKNRKKRGHVSAGHGRIGKHRKHPGGRGNAGGMHHHRILFDKYHPGYFGKVGMRYFHKLRNKFYCPIVNLDRLWSLVPEDAKAKAKAGKDNKVPMIDVTQHGFFKVLGKGHLPENRPFVVKAKLISKTAEKKIKEAGGAVVLTA from the coding sequence ATGGCGACGGCGTTGAAGAAGAACAGGAAGAAGAGAGGCCACGTCAGCGCTGGGCACGGTCGTATCGGGAAGCACCGCAAGCATCCCGGAGGTCGCGGAAACGCGGGAGGAATGCATCACCACCGCATCCTCTTCGACAAGTACCATCCCGGATACTTCGGGAAAGTCGGGATGAGGTACTTCCACAAGCTCCGCAACAAGTTCTACTGCCCGATCGTCAACCTCGACAGGCTCTGGTCGCTGGTCCCGGAGGACGCGAAGGCGAAGGCGAAGGCGGGGAAGGATAATAAGGTGCCGATGATCGACGTGACGCAGCACGGGTTCTTTAAGGTTCTGGGGAAAGGGCATTTGCCGGAGAACAGGCCGTTTGTGGTGAAGGCGAAGCTTATTTCGAAGACTGCTGAGAAGAAGATTAAGGAGGCTGGTGGTGCCGTCGTGCTTACTGCCTAG
- the LOC106415204 gene encoding glutamate--glyoxylate aminotransferase 1, with product MALEYDLLNENVKKCQYAVRGELYLRASELQKEGKKIIFTNVGNPHALGQKPLTFPRQVVALCQAPFLLDDPNVGMLFPADAIARAKHYLSLTSGGLGAYSDSRGLPGVRKEVAEFIQRRDGYPSDPELIFLTDGASKGVMQILNCVIRGEGDGILVPVPQYPLYSATISLLGGSLVPYYLDESENWGLDVNNLRQSVAQARSQGISVRAMVIINPGNPTGQCLSEANLKEILKFCYNEKLVLLGDEVYQQNIYQDERPFISSKKVLMDMGSPFSKGVQLVSFHTVSKGYWGECGQRGGYFEMTNFPPRVVEEIYKVASIALSPNVSAQIFMGLMVSPPKPGDISYDQFARESKGILESLRRRAKIMTDGFNSCKNVVCNFTEGAMYSFPQIRLPPGALQAAKQAGKVPDVFYCLKLLEATGISTVPGSGFGQKEGVFHLRTTILPAEEEMPEIMDSFKKFNDEFMAQYENGFGYSRM from the exons atggcTTTAGAGTACGATCTACTGAATGAAAACGTGAAGAAGTGTCAGTATGCTGTAAGAGGTGAGCTCTATCTCCGTGCTTCTGAGCTTCAGAAAGAAGGCAAAAAG ATCATTTTCACAAACGTTGGGAACCCTCATGCTTTAGGACAGAAGCCTCTCACTTTTCCTCgccag GTGGTTGCGCTCTGTCAAGCACCGTTTCTACTAGATGACCCCAATGTTGGAATGCTATTTCCAGCTGATGCTATTGCCAGAGCTAAGCATTATCTCTCCTTGACCTCTGGCGGATTAG GTGCTTACAGTGACTCAAGAGGCCTTCCTGGTGTTAGGAAAGAGGTTGCTGAGTTCATTCAAAGACGTGATGGCTATCCAAG TGACCCAGAACTCATATTTCTCACTGATGGAGCTAGCAAAGGTGTGATGCAGATCTTGAACTGTGTTATACGCGGTGAGGGAGATGGG ATTCTAGTTCCGGTTCCACAGTACCCACTCTACTCAGCTACCATATCACTCTTAGGTGGTTCTCTTGTTCCTTACTATCTCGATGAGTCTGAGAACTGGGGGCTTGATGTCAACAACCTTAGACAGTCCGTTGCCCAGGCTCGTTCTCAAGGGATATCA GTAAGGGCAATGGTGATCATCAACCCTGGGAACCCAACTGGTCAGTGTCTAAGCGAAGCTAACTTAAAAGAGATATTGAAGTTCTGTTACAACGAGAAACTGGTTCTTCTGGGAGACGAGGTTTATCAGCAAAACATTTACCAGGACGAGCGTCCCTTTATCAGCTCCAAGAAG GTTTTGATGGATATGGGCTCGCCGTTCAGCAAGGGAGTCCAGCTTGTGTCTTTTCACACTGTCTCTAAAGGTTATTGGGGAGAGTGTGGACAGAGAGGTGGATACTTTGAGATGACTAACTTCCCTCCCAGG GTTGTTGAAGAGATATACAAGGTTGCATCAATTGCTTTGAGCCCAAATGTCTCTGCACAGATCTTT ATGGGTTTGATGGTTAGCCCTCCAAAGCCTGGAGACATTTCATATGACCAGTTTGCCCGTGAAAG CAAGGGGATTCTTGAATCTTTGAGAAGAAGAGCGAAGATCATGACTGATGGATTCAACAGCTGCAAGAACGTTGTCTGCAACTTCACAGAag GTGCAATGTATTCGTTTCCTCAAATACGGTTACCACCGGGAGCTCTTCAAGCTGCGAAGCAAGCAGGGAAAGTGCCAGACGTTTTCTACTGTCTAAAGCTCTTAGAAGCCACAGGAATCTCCACAGTGCCTGGCTCTGGATTTGGACAGAAAGAAGG TGTGTTCCATCTGAGGACAACGATCTTGCCTGCGGAAGAAGAGATGCCGGAGATCATGGATAGTTTCAAGAAGTTCAACGACGAGTTCATGGCCCAGTATGAGAATGGCTTTGGTTATTCCAGAATGTGA